The genomic stretch AGTGAGGAAGTAGATCGCTTTCTTATTGAAAAGCATAATGGAGAAACAGTTACTATTCTACAAGATTCTGTAGAAAATAAGCTTCAACTCATCAGCGAAGATGTAGGTGATATTAAAAACACAAAATCATACAGAGATTCGGTGCTATTGGATTTTGATTCCAGAGCGCAATCTGAACAATAAAATATGGATATAAAGAAAATAACCAACCTTGGTGAGCTCAAAAAATCGGGCTACAAACCACTAACCATAAAGGAAGAGCTTCGAAAGAATTTAGTAGAAAACCTAAAAAAGGGAACTACGGTTTTTGAAGGTATTCATGGTTTTGAACACACCGTAATTCCTGACTTGGAGCGAGCCATCCTTTCGGGGCATAACATTAACTTTTTGGGTCTTCGTGGTCAAGCCAAAACAAAAATGGCCAGGATGATGACGCGCCTGCTGGATGAATATGTTCCTGCAATTAGCGGTTCCGAACTATCCGATGATCCTCTGAACCCAATCAGTAAAACGGCATTGGACATCATTGCCGAAAAAGGTGATGACACTCCTATATATTGGATACATCGCGATGAGCGCTACTATGAAAAATTAGCCACGCCAGATGTTACAGTTGCTGACCTTATTGGTGATGTAGATCCTATAAAAGCTGCAAATCTAAAGTTGTCTTATGCCGATGAGCGCGTAATTCACTTTGGAATGATTCCTCGTGCCAATCGCAGCATTTTTGTAATTAATGAATTGCCCGATTTGCAAGCACGTATCCAGGTGGCACTCTTTAATATTTTACAGGAAGGAGATGTGCAGATCCGTGGTTTTAAGCTTAGGCTTAATTTGGATATTCAATTTGTATTTACCGCAAACCCTGAAGATTACACCAATCGTGGATCAATTGTAACTCCTTTAAAAGATAGAATTGGTAGTCAGATATTGACACACTATCCTGAGGACATTGAGACAGCGAGAAAAATTACCGCTCAGGAAGCTAAAAGCAATGACGACCGAAACAAAACGGTAATTGTTCCTGATGTGGCAAGGAATCTGTTGGAGCAAATTGCTTTTGAAGCACGCGATAATGAATATATAGATTCCAAAAGCGGAGTATCCGCAAGGCTTACCATTACAGCTTCAGAGAACTTGGTTAGTACTGCTGAGCGCAGAAACCTCGTCAATGGTTCTGATAAAACCACCATTCGTCTGATCGACTTTTTGGGTGTGATATCTTCCATTACCGGAAAGGTAGAACTAGTATATGAAGGCGAACAAGAGGGAGCCGCCATGGTAGCCGAGAACTTGATTGGCTCTGCAGTACGAAGCCTCT from Owenweeksia hongkongensis DSM 17368 encodes the following:
- a CDS encoding MoxR family ATPase; this translates as MDIKKITNLGELKKSGYKPLTIKEELRKNLVENLKKGTTVFEGIHGFEHTVIPDLERAILSGHNINFLGLRGQAKTKMARMMTRLLDEYVPAISGSELSDDPLNPISKTALDIIAEKGDDTPIYWIHRDERYYEKLATPDVTVADLIGDVDPIKAANLKLSYADERVIHFGMIPRANRSIFVINELPDLQARIQVALFNILQEGDVQIRGFKLRLNLDIQFVFTANPEDYTNRGSIVTPLKDRIGSQILTHYPEDIETARKITAQEAKSNDDRNKTVIVPDVARNLLEQIAFEARDNEYIDSKSGVSARLTITASENLVSTAERRNLVNGSDKTTIRLIDFLGVISSITGKVELVYEGEQEGAAMVAENLIGSAVRSLLGDYFPEMDHLKSGDKDNPYTQLIEWFGRGNSIDFLTDFTDKEYQDILNSITPLPKLVNKYQQNTSDEEKYFLMEMVLWALAEYSKLNKERLVSGYNFSDLFSSYLRGGELDIDLN